In Nicotiana tabacum cultivar K326 chromosome 19, ASM71507v2, whole genome shotgun sequence, one DNA window encodes the following:
- the LOC107786326 gene encoding premnaspirodiene oxygenase-like isoform X2, whose translation MQFFNLVSIFLFVSSLFLFRKWKKSNSQTKRLPPGPWKVPFLGSMFHMLGGLPHHVLTNLAKKYGPLMHLQLGEMPVVVVTSPEMAKEVLKTHDLAFASRPKLVAVEIVGYNGTDIAFSPYGDYWRQMRKICVMELLSAKNVRSFNSIRRDEVCSLIEFFRSSAGEPVNVTKRIYVFASSMIFRSAFGKVIKEQDECIRLIKDVSGLVGGFDVADIFPSQKVLHVLSGKKGKTMYLHHKIDTIIENVINEHKQNLATGKFNGQLGGEDLIDVLLRLMKDGSLQFPITTDNIKAIFIDLFAGGTETSSSTVTWAMVEMMKNPSILIKAQSEILDTSDFEGREIK comes from the exons ATGCAGTTCTTCAACTTggtttccatttttctttttgtatcttctctctttttatttaggaaatggaagaaatcaaatagCCAAACAAAAAGATTGCCTCCGGGTCCATGGAAAGTGCCTTTTCTTGGAAGCATGTTTCATATGCTAGGTGGACTTCCACACCATGTCCTAACAAATTTAGCCAAAAAATACGGACCCCTTATGCACCTTCAACTAGGGGAAATGCCTGTAGTTGTAGTTACTTCTCCTGAGATGGCAAAAGAAGTACTAAAAACTCATGACCTTGCTTTTGCATCTAGGCCTAAACTTGTAGCCGTTGAGATTGTCGGCTATAACGGGACAGACATTGCCTTTTCTCCCTACGGCGATTACTGGAGACAAATGCGTAAAATTTGTGTCATGGAATTACTTAGTGCAAAAAATGTTCGATCGTTCAACTCGATTAGACGTGATGAAGTTTGTAGTCTCATTGAATTTTTTCGATCATCTGCCGGTGAGCCAGTTAATGTAACAAAAAGGATATATGTATTCGCAAGCTCTATGATATTTAGATCAGCGTTTGGGAAAGTAATCAAAGAGCAAGACGAATGTATACGACTAATCAAAGATGTTTCAGGATTAGTAGGAGGGTTTGATGTGGCTGACATATTCCCTTCACAGAAGGTTCTTCATGTGCTCAGTGGAAAGAAGGGTAAAACAATGTATCTCCACCATAAGATAGATACTATTATTGAGAATGTCATCAATGAGCACAAGCAAAATCTTGCAACTGGCAAGTTCAATGGTCAGTTAGGAGGTGAAGATTTAATTGATGTATTGCTAAGACTTATGAAGGATGGAAGCCTTCAATTTCCAATCACCACTGACAACATCAAGGCCATTTTTATT GACTTGTTTGCTGGTGGAACAGAAACTTCATCATCAACAGTTACTTGGGCCATGGTAGAAATGATGAAGAATCCAAGTATACTCATCAAAGCTCAATCTGAG atCTTGGATACATCAGATTTTGAAGGTCGCGAGATCAAATAA
- the LOC107786326 gene encoding premnaspirodiene oxygenase-like isoform X1, whose amino-acid sequence MQFFNLVSIFLFVSSLFLFRKWKKSNSQTKRLPPGPWKVPFLGSMFHMLGGLPHHVLTNLAKKYGPLMHLQLGEMPVVVVTSPEMAKEVLKTHDLAFASRPKLVAVEIVGYNGTDIAFSPYGDYWRQMRKICVMELLSAKNVRSFNSIRRDEVCSLIEFFRSSAGEPVNVTKRIYVFASSMIFRSAFGKVIKEQDECIRLIKDVSGLVGGFDVADIFPSQKVLHVLSGKKGKTMYLHHKIDTIIENVINEHKQNLATGKFNGQLGGEDLIDVLLRLMKDGSLQFPITTDNIKAIFIDLFAGGTETSSSTVTWAMVEMMKNPSILIKAQSEVRDTFKGKETFDENDVEELKYLKLVIKETFRLHPPLPLLIPRECREETNINGYTIPLKTTIMVNVWAMGRDPKYWVDAESFKPERFQHSTMDFTGNNFEFLPFGSGRRICPGISFGLANIYLPLAQLLYHFDWNLPTGINPSDLDLAESTGLAVLRKSDFYLIATPYPPSRE is encoded by the exons ATGCAGTTCTTCAACTTggtttccatttttctttttgtatcttctctctttttatttaggaaatggaagaaatcaaatagCCAAACAAAAAGATTGCCTCCGGGTCCATGGAAAGTGCCTTTTCTTGGAAGCATGTTTCATATGCTAGGTGGACTTCCACACCATGTCCTAACAAATTTAGCCAAAAAATACGGACCCCTTATGCACCTTCAACTAGGGGAAATGCCTGTAGTTGTAGTTACTTCTCCTGAGATGGCAAAAGAAGTACTAAAAACTCATGACCTTGCTTTTGCATCTAGGCCTAAACTTGTAGCCGTTGAGATTGTCGGCTATAACGGGACAGACATTGCCTTTTCTCCCTACGGCGATTACTGGAGACAAATGCGTAAAATTTGTGTCATGGAATTACTTAGTGCAAAAAATGTTCGATCGTTCAACTCGATTAGACGTGATGAAGTTTGTAGTCTCATTGAATTTTTTCGATCATCTGCCGGTGAGCCAGTTAATGTAACAAAAAGGATATATGTATTCGCAAGCTCTATGATATTTAGATCAGCGTTTGGGAAAGTAATCAAAGAGCAAGACGAATGTATACGACTAATCAAAGATGTTTCAGGATTAGTAGGAGGGTTTGATGTGGCTGACATATTCCCTTCACAGAAGGTTCTTCATGTGCTCAGTGGAAAGAAGGGTAAAACAATGTATCTCCACCATAAGATAGATACTATTATTGAGAATGTCATCAATGAGCACAAGCAAAATCTTGCAACTGGCAAGTTCAATGGTCAGTTAGGAGGTGAAGATTTAATTGATGTATTGCTAAGACTTATGAAGGATGGAAGCCTTCAATTTCCAATCACCACTGACAACATCAAGGCCATTTTTATT GACTTGTTTGCTGGTGGAACAGAAACTTCATCATCAACAGTTACTTGGGCCATGGTAGAAATGATGAAGAATCCAAGTATACTCATCAAAGCTCAATCTGAGGTAAGAGATACCTTTAAAGGTAAAGAAACTTTCGATGAAAATGATGTAGAGGAGTTGAAATACCTAAAGTTAGTAATTAAAGAAACTTTTAGACTCCATCCTCCACTTCCACTGTTGATTCCAAGAGAATGTAGGGAAGAAACAAATATAAATGGCTACACCATTCCTTTAAAAACCACAATCATGGTTAATGTTTGGGCGATGGGAAGAGATCCAAAATATTGGGTTGATGCAGAAAGCTTTAAGCCCGAGAGATTTCAGCATAGCACTATGGATTTTACTGGTAATAATTTTGAATTTCTTCCCTTTGGTAGTGGAAGAAGGATTTGTCCTGGAATATCATTTGGTTTAGCTAATATTTATTTGCCACTGGCTCAACTATTGTACCACTTTGATTGGAATCTTCCTACCGGAATCAATCCAAGTGACTTGGACTTAGCTGAATCGACTGGATTAGCTGTTCTTAGAaagagtgacttttatttgatTGCAACTCCTTATCCACCTTCACGGGAGTAA